One stretch of Streptococcus australis DNA includes these proteins:
- the coaD gene encoding pantetheine-phosphate adenylyltransferase: MSDKIGLFTGSFDPMTNGHLDIIERASKLFEKLYVGVFYNPHKQGFLPVENRKRAVEKAVAHLDNVEVLASHDHLVVNVARRLGAKTLVRGLRNATDLQYEASFDYYNHQLAPEIETVYLHSRPEHLYISSSAVRELLKFGQEIQQYVPNSVVEELEHEEKN, encoded by the coding sequence ATGTCAGATAAGATTGGTTTATTCACAGGTTCATTTGATCCGATGACAAATGGACATCTGGATATCATTGAACGTGCTAGCAAACTCTTTGAAAAGCTCTATGTCGGGGTGTTCTACAACCCCCACAAACAAGGCTTTCTCCCTGTTGAAAATCGCAAACGGGCAGTCGAAAAAGCTGTGGCGCATTTAGATAATGTAGAGGTGTTGGCTTCTCATGACCATCTAGTCGTCAATGTTGCAAGAAGACTGGGGGCTAAAACCCTTGTTCGTGGCTTGCGGAATGCTACAGACTTACAATACGAGGCTAGTTTTGATTACTACAATCATCAACTGGCTCCAGAGATTGAGACTGTCTACCTACATAGTCGCCCAGAGCATCTCTATATCAGCTCTTCGGCCGTGAGAGAACTTCTGAAGTTTGGTCAGGAGATTCAGCAATATGTCCCAAACAGTGTTGTGGAGGAATTAGAACATGAAGAAAAAAACTAG
- a CDS encoding SepM family pheromone-processing serine protease — translation MKKKTRWPLYVILALVLTFLAFVVPLPYYIEVPGGAEDIRQVLKVNETEDTEAGAYQFVTVGIRHATLSHLVYAWLTPFTDIRSAQETTGGSTDAEFMRINQFYMQTSQNMAKYQGLKTAGKDIELKYLGVYVLTVTDNSTFKGILNIADTVTAVNDKTFDSSKDLVDYVNSQKLGDPVKVTYEEDGRVKTAEGKIITLENGKNGIGIGLIDRTEVTSDVPIRFSTAGIGGPSAGLMFSLAIYTQIADPGLRNGRIVAGTGTIDRDGNVGDIGGIDKKVVAASRQGANIFFAPDNPVTEEAKKADPNAKSNYETALEAAKTIKTEMKIVPVKTLQDAIDYLKNNP, via the coding sequence ATGAAGAAAAAAACTAGATGGCCCTTATATGTCATCCTAGCACTAGTATTGACTTTTTTAGCCTTTGTAGTACCTTTACCATACTACATAGAAGTTCCAGGTGGAGCGGAAGATATTCGTCAAGTTTTAAAAGTCAATGAAACAGAAGACACAGAAGCAGGAGCTTACCAGTTTGTGACAGTTGGGATTCGACATGCAACCCTGTCGCATCTTGTCTATGCTTGGTTAACACCTTTCACGGATATTAGAAGCGCTCAGGAGACTACGGGTGGCTCTACTGATGCAGAGTTTATGCGGATCAATCAGTTCTACATGCAGACATCCCAAAATATGGCCAAGTATCAAGGCTTGAAGACGGCAGGCAAGGATATCGAACTCAAGTACTTGGGAGTTTATGTCTTGACCGTGACGGACAATTCAACCTTCAAAGGCATTCTGAACATTGCGGATACCGTTACGGCTGTTAATGATAAGACGTTTGACAGTTCCAAAGACTTGGTTGACTATGTCAATTCTCAAAAACTAGGGGATCCAGTCAAGGTAACCTACGAAGAAGACGGAAGAGTCAAGACTGCTGAAGGTAAAATTATCACTCTCGAAAACGGAAAAAACGGGATTGGGATTGGTCTGATTGACCGTACGGAAGTGACCAGTGATGTTCCGATTCGCTTTTCAACAGCTGGTATCGGCGGGCCAAGTGCCGGTCTCATGTTTAGTCTAGCTATCTACACCCAAATTGCGGATCCAGGTCTTCGTAATGGTCGTATCGTAGCAGGTACAGGTACCATTGATCGCGATGGAAATGTTGGCGACATCGGTGGAATTGACAAAAAAGTAGTTGCAGCCTCTCGTCAGGGAGCCAACATCTTTTTTGCTCCTGACAATCCAGTCACCGAGGAAGCGAAAAAAGCAGATCCCAATGCGAAAAGCAACTATGAAACAGCCTTAGAAGCTGCTAAAACTATCAAAACAGAGATGAAAATCGTGCCTGTAAAAACCTTGCAGGATGCGATTGATTATCTTAAAAACAACCCCTAA
- the rsmD gene encoding 16S rRNA (guanine(966)-N(2))-methyltransferase RsmD, translating to MKIVSGIYGGRPLKTLEGKTTRPTSDKVRGAIFNMIGPYFEGGRVLDLYAGSGGLSIEAVSRGMSHAVLVERDRKAQAVIAENIQMTKEVSKFQLLKMEAERALEQVTGLFDLVFLDPPYAKEQIVADIEKMAERNLFSEEVMVVCETDKSVELPEEIACLGIWKEKIYGISKVTVYVR from the coding sequence ATGAAAATCGTATCAGGAATCTACGGGGGGCGACCCCTCAAGACGCTAGAAGGCAAGACGACGAGGCCGACATCGGATAAGGTGAGAGGAGCTATCTTTAACATGATAGGTCCCTATTTTGAGGGTGGTCGTGTCTTGGATCTTTATGCAGGCAGTGGCGGTCTGTCTATTGAAGCTGTGTCAAGAGGCATGTCCCATGCTGTTTTAGTAGAACGGGATCGAAAGGCTCAAGCTGTCATCGCTGAAAATATCCAGATGACCAAGGAAGTTTCTAAATTTCAGCTCTTAAAGATGGAAGCTGAGCGTGCTTTGGAGCAAGTAACAGGTCTCTTTGATCTGGTCTTTTTAGATCCTCCTTATGCCAAGGAACAAATCGTTGCAGATATCGAAAAAATGGCAGAGAGAAATCTCTTCTCTGAAGAAGTCATGGTCGTCTGCGAAACCGATAAGTCTGTAGAACTCCCAGAAGAAATTGCCTGTCTCGGTATCTGGAAGGAAAAAATTTATGGAATTAGTAAGGTGACAGTCTATGTCAGATAA
- a CDS encoding DUF1146 family protein: MVQLLFTLSSHILFIYLSFYLLKDLVRWEKVLKVTATNTKKVRLLVGFFSIVMGYILSSFFISLYQLWQEAFIGLL, encoded by the coding sequence ATGGTTCAATTATTATTCACTTTAAGTAGTCATATACTCTTTATTTATTTGAGTTTTTACCTTTTGAAGGATCTTGTGAGATGGGAAAAGGTTTTAAAAGTGACCGCTACTAACACAAAAAAAGTTCGTTTGTTGGTAGGCTTCTTTAGTATTGTAATGGGCTACATCTTGAGTTCATTCTTTATCAGTTTGTACCAACTGTGGCAAGAAGCGTTTATAGGACTGTTATAA
- the asnA gene encoding aspartate--ammonia ligase: MKKSFIQQQEEISFVKNTFTQYLKDKLEVVEVQGPILSRVGDGMQDNLSGVENAVTVKVLQIPDETYEVVHSLAKWKRHTLARFGFGEGEGLFVHMKALRPDEDSLDATHSVYVDQWDWEKVIPNGQRNIAYLKETVEKIYKAIRLTELAVEARYDIESILPKQITFIHTEELVERYPDLTPKERENAICKEFGAVFLIGIGGELPDGKPHDGRAPDYDDWTTESENGYKGLNGDILVWNEPLDCAFELSSMGIRVDEDTLRRQVALTGDEDRLELEWHKALLNGLFPLTIGGGIGQSRMAMFLLRKKHIGEVQTSVWPQEVRDTYENIL; encoded by the coding sequence ATGAAGAAAAGTTTTATCCAGCAACAAGAAGAAATTTCCTTTGTCAAAAACACTTTTACCCAGTATTTGAAAGATAAGTTAGAAGTTGTCGAAGTTCAAGGTCCTATCTTGAGTAGGGTCGGCGATGGGATGCAGGATAACCTTTCAGGTGTTGAAAATGCAGTAACTGTGAAGGTCTTGCAAATTCCAGATGAAACCTACGAGGTCGTTCATTCACTTGCTAAATGGAAACGCCATACCTTGGCTCGTTTTGGTTTCGGTGAAGGTGAAGGTTTGTTTGTCCATATGAAGGCCCTTCGCCCAGATGAAGATTCGCTAGATGCGACCCACTCTGTTTATGTAGACCAGTGGGACTGGGAAAAAGTGATTCCAAATGGACAACGCAATATCGCTTATCTTAAAGAAACAGTTGAAAAGATTTACAAGGCTATTCGTCTGACAGAGCTAGCAGTAGAAGCTCGCTATGATATCGAATCGATCTTGCCAAAACAAATCACCTTTATCCATACAGAAGAGCTAGTAGAACGTTACCCAGACTTGACACCAAAAGAGCGTGAAAATGCAATCTGTAAAGAGTTCGGTGCAGTCTTCTTAATTGGTATTGGTGGAGAATTACCTGATGGGAAACCTCATGATGGCCGTGCGCCTGACTACGATGACTGGACAACAGAGTCTGAGAATGGATACAAGGGACTGAATGGGGACATCTTGGTTTGGAATGAACCTCTTGATTGCGCCTTTGAGTTGTCATCAATGGGGATTCGGGTAGATGAAGATACCCTTCGTCGCCAAGTTGCCCTTACAGGAGATGAAGATAGACTTGAGCTGGAATGGCATAAAGCCTTGCTTAACGGTCTTTTTCCATTGACAATTGGTGGGGGTATCGGACAGTCCCGGATGGCCATGTTCCTTCTTCGTAAGAAGCACATTGGAGAGGTTCAGACTAGTGTTTGGCCACAAGAAGTCCGCGATACTTACGAAAATATCTTGTAG
- the murA gene encoding UDP-N-acetylglucosamine 1-carboxyvinyltransferase, translating into MEKIVVQGGDNRLVGSVTIEGAKNAVLPLLAATILASKGKTVLQNVPILSDVFTMNQVVRGLNAKVDFDEEAHVVEVDATGDITEEAPYKYVSKMRASIVVLGPILARVGHAKVSMPGGCTIGSRPIDLHLKGLEAMGAKISQTAGYIEAKAECLHGAHIYMDFPSVGATQNLMMAATLADGVTVIENAAREPEIVDLAILLNEMGAKVKGAGTETITVTGVEELHGTTHNVVQDRIEAGTFMVVAAMTGGDVLIRDAVWEHNRPLIAKLLEMGVEVTEESEGIRVRSQLENLKAVHVKTLPHPGFPTDMQAQFTALMTVAKGESTMVETVFENRFQHLEEMRRMGLHSEIIRDTARIVGGQALQGAEVLSTDLRASAALILTGLVAQGETVVGKLVHLDRGYYRFHEKLAQLGAKIQRIEVKDEE; encoded by the coding sequence ATGGAAAAAATTGTGGTTCAAGGCGGAGATAATCGTCTGGTCGGGAGTGTGACCATCGAGGGAGCAAAGAATGCCGTCTTACCTTTGTTGGCAGCGACTATTCTAGCAAGCAAGGGTAAGACAGTCTTGCAGAATGTTCCAATCTTGTCAGATGTTTTCACCATGAATCAAGTGGTTCGAGGTCTGAATGCCAAGGTGGACTTTGATGAGGAAGCTCATGTTGTCGAGGTCGATGCGACTGGTGATATCACTGAGGAAGCTCCGTATAAGTATGTCAGCAAGATGCGGGCATCCATCGTTGTCTTGGGACCAATCCTTGCTCGTGTAGGCCATGCCAAGGTATCCATGCCAGGAGGTTGCACTATTGGGAGTCGTCCGATTGATCTCCACCTCAAGGGTTTGGAAGCTATGGGGGCTAAGATCAGCCAGACAGCTGGTTACATTGAAGCCAAGGCGGAATGCCTGCATGGCGCTCATATCTACATGGACTTTCCTAGTGTCGGCGCAACACAAAACCTGATGATGGCAGCAACTCTAGCTGATGGTGTGACAGTGATAGAAAATGCTGCGCGTGAACCCGAAATTGTTGACCTTGCTATTCTCCTTAATGAAATGGGGGCCAAGGTCAAGGGAGCTGGTACCGAAACAATCACAGTGACTGGTGTCGAGGAACTCCATGGTACGACTCATAATGTGGTACAGGACCGTATCGAAGCTGGGACCTTTATGGTAGTGGCAGCTATGACAGGTGGAGATGTCCTCATTCGAGATGCAGTCTGGGAACACAATCGCCCCTTGATTGCCAAACTCCTTGAAATGGGAGTTGAGGTGACAGAGGAGTCGGAAGGTATTCGTGTCCGTTCTCAACTGGAAAATCTCAAGGCTGTTCATGTAAAAACCTTGCCACATCCAGGATTCCCGACAGATATGCAGGCTCAATTTACAGCCTTAATGACTGTTGCAAAAGGGGAATCCACTATGGTGGAAACTGTATTTGAGAATCGGTTCCAACATCTGGAGGAAATGCGTCGAATGGGCTTGCATTCGGAGATTATCCGTGATACAGCCCGTATCGTAGGAGGACAAGCTTTACAGGGAGCAGAAGTTTTATCAACAGACCTTCGTGCCAGTGCGGCCTTGATTCTGACAGGTTTGGTAGCGCAAGGGGAGACAGTTGTCGGTAAATTAGTCCACCTTGACAGAGGCTACTACCGCTTCCATGAGAAGTTAGCTCAGCTAGGAGCAAAGATTCAGCGGATTGAGGTTAAGGATGAAGAATAA
- a CDS encoding TrmH family RNA methyltransferase, producing the protein MTIITSKANSVVKNAKKLHQKKYRKSAYLIEGWHLFEEAVQAGVTIEKVFALESYRDQLAAFPQTIWVSEEILLDLADTQTPQGIVAVIQKEEVGQPDFSQGKFLFLEDVQDPGNVGTMIRTADAAGFTGVIVSDKSADIYSLKTLRSMQGSHFHLPIYRMSLASFVEEAKKTAMPILATTLSKESKDYRELSPLEDFVLVMGNEGQGISSVMAESADQLVHIGMKGRAESLNVAIAAGILMFYFS; encoded by the coding sequence AAAAATATCGAAAATCTGCCTATTTGATTGAAGGTTGGCACTTGTTTGAAGAAGCTGTTCAAGCTGGAGTGACGATTGAAAAGGTCTTTGCCCTAGAAAGTTACCGAGATCAGCTAGCTGCTTTTCCTCAAACTATCTGGGTTTCAGAGGAGATTTTGCTGGATTTGGCAGATACGCAAACCCCTCAAGGCATTGTTGCAGTGATTCAAAAAGAAGAAGTGGGACAGCCTGATTTTAGTCAGGGTAAGTTTCTATTTTTAGAAGATGTTCAAGATCCTGGTAATGTGGGTACCATGATTCGGACTGCGGACGCTGCAGGTTTTACAGGGGTTATTGTCTCAGATAAGTCAGCAGATATATACAGTCTCAAGACCCTGCGTTCCATGCAAGGCAGTCATTTTCACTTGCCCATCTATCGGATGTCTCTTGCTTCCTTTGTAGAAGAGGCTAAGAAGACTGCTATGCCCATTCTAGCAACGACCTTATCCAAAGAATCCAAGGACTATCGTGAGCTTTCTCCCCTAGAAGACTTTGTTTTAGTCATGGGAAATGAAGGGCAGGGGATTAGTTCTGTCATGGCTGAGAGTGCTGATCAGCTGGTTCATATTGGCATGAAGGGTCGAGCAGAGAGTCTCAATGTTGCCATTGCCGCAGGCATTTTGATGTTTTATTTCAGCTAA
- a CDS encoding Bax inhibitor-1/YccA family protein, translating into MNQTIIQERSGLNQFYAKVYAFVGLGIGLSALVPALMLTVFQAQLIYFLMHGRLWLMIATFAELALVFVASSMAAKNSPAALPVFLVYSLLNGFTLSFVVAFYTPGTVLSAFVSSALLFFVMAAIGIFTKKDLSGMGRALMAALVGLIIAMIVNLFLANSFFDYMISIAMVLVFSGLIAWDNQKIRYVYEQSRGQVATGWVISMALSIYLDFINLFLSILRIFGRND; encoded by the coding sequence ATGAATCAAACAATTATTCAAGAACGTTCAGGTCTCAATCAATTTTACGCTAAGGTTTATGCCTTTGTGGGACTTGGGATTGGTCTGTCAGCTCTGGTGCCAGCTTTAATGTTGACAGTCTTTCAGGCTCAATTGATCTACTTTTTAATGCATGGCCGTCTCTGGTTGATGATTGCAACTTTTGCAGAACTTGCTCTAGTCTTTGTTGCAAGTAGCATGGCTGCTAAAAATAGCCCAGCAGCTCTGCCAGTATTTCTAGTATACTCGCTACTGAATGGCTTCACCCTTAGCTTTGTCGTAGCCTTCTATACACCTGGGACCGTCTTATCAGCCTTTGTATCCAGTGCCCTACTCTTCTTTGTCATGGCGGCAATCGGAATTTTCACCAAGAAAGATTTGAGTGGAATGGGTCGAGCTCTGATGGCTGCGCTTGTCGGGTTAATTATTGCTATGATCGTCAATCTATTTCTAGCCAATAGCTTCTTTGACTACATGATTAGTATTGCCATGGTCTTGGTTTTCTCAGGTTTGATTGCTTGGGACAACCAAAAGATTCGCTATGTTTATGAGCAGTCTAGAGGGCAAGTAGCAACAGGTTGGGTCATTTCAATGGCTCTCAGCATCTATCTAGACTTTATCAACCTCTTCCTTAGCATCTTACGAATCTTTGGTCGAAACGATTAA